A single Acropora palmata chromosome 5, jaAcrPala1.3, whole genome shotgun sequence DNA region contains:
- the LOC141882428 gene encoding neuropeptide Y receptor type 6-like produces MGDKNATWTVNSPQANNSSQTNSPYHKNSIYVFTPAGNSEKLTLCLIVSTLGITGLLGNCSIFYFLSKIKKRNGTQSNPFVRSLNLYIRSLSLSDLLMCAVGAPLLCINVSSDVFQSGWPCKIARYLQFVFPAATINTLVVTSLEKFLSTRNVLQRPMSTRKVRNIILYAWLLGLLLMMPASAAYDGIRVDLNNSHFTVICKNNENFYPFRLTLIVLPIQYVLPTVFVFFVNIHLSITLWNSIKRQSVAIAVKNSFKAQLRAKRIKGTTLLVALTFGFITPFSFFLGNMVYTQIVKPRRDFSTSYMFRYGSGIFVFLSPVINFTIFFSQMNDFRQFLKKTLKIQRSGK; encoded by the coding sequence ATGGGAGACAAAAATGCAACATGGACAGTAAATTCTCCACAAGCAAACAACTCGTCACAAACGAATTCTCCTTATCACAAAAACTCCATCTACGTTTTCACACCAGCTGGCAATTCTGAGAAACTTACTCTTTGCTTGATTGTGTCAACCCTGGGAATTACCGGATTACTTGGAAACTGCagcatattttattttcttagcAAAATCAAGAAGAGAAATGGAACTCAATCAAATCCATTTGTGAGAAGTCTGAACTTGTATATTAGAAGTTTGTCTCTGTCAGACTTACTGATGTGTGCAGTGGGAGCTCCTCTGCTTTGTATTAACGTCTCGTCAGACGTTTTCCAAAGTGGTTGGCCGTGCAAGATAGCAAGATATTTACAATTTGTATTTCCTGCCGCGACTATCAACACTTTAGTTGTAACAAGTCTGGAAAAGTTCTTATCTACTCGCAACGTCTTACAGCGGCCCATGAGTACGAGAAAGGTACGAAATATAATTTTGTATGCTTGGTTATTGGGACTTCTTCTCATGATGCCTGCTTCAGCTGCATACGATGGAATAAGAGTGGACCTCAATAACAGCCATTTCACTGTTATTTgcaaaaacaacgaaaatttCTATCCATTTCGACTAACACTTATCGTTTTACCGATACAGTACGTTCTTCCAACCGTATTCGtgttttttgtcaacataCATTTGTCGATCACTTTGTGGAATTCAATTAAAAGGCAAAGCGTCGCCATTGCTGTAAAGAATTCCTTCAAGGCTCAATTACGAGCTAAGAGAATCAAAGGCACAACTCTGCTCGTCGCGCTAACCTTCGGTTTCATTACTCCTTTCTCCTTCTTTCTTGGTAACATGGTGTACACGCAGATTGTTAAGCCGCGTCGCGACTTTAGCACATCTTACATGTTTCGCTACGGCTCTGGCATTTTCGTATTTCTAAGTCCAGTGATCAACTTTacaatctttttttctcagatgAATGACTTTCGTCAATTTCTCaagaaaactttaaaaatcCAACGAAGTGGAAAGTAA
- the LOC141881775 gene encoding uncharacterized protein LOC141881775 — protein MGVLSSLTKPTPQDLLNIVNKAFKKLTDDINDRMNKMQGYVDGRVIQQETRRINNQLQGLKRHWTNCIEQSTRKNSTTCQRSSIRDIHADLPHFMILDEYFNGGEASIPC, from the exons ATGGGGGTACTTAGTTCACTAACTAAACCCACTCCACAAGACCTGTTGAACATTGTCAACAAAGCCTTCAAAAAGCTAACAGATGATATAAATGATCGAATGAACAAGATGCAAGGATACGTGGATGGCAGAGTTATTCAACAAGAGACGCGCAGAATTAACAATCAGCTCCAAGGCCTCAAACGCCACTGGACAAACTGTATCGAGCAAAGCACTCGAAAGAATTCCACCACTTGTCAACGGTCGTCTATTCGTGACATACACGCTGACCTGCCTCATTTTATGATACTGGACGAATATTTCAACGGAG GTGAGGCCTCGATACCATGTTGA
- the LOC141881929 gene encoding uncharacterized protein LOC141881929, which translates to MHDLDRMVIFPFWKLEEDLERALNGEDPTLYDEPGPPDSEDDEGDGYDYDEDEIDDYEEEASTEDKETYKSSERTSDCTSSLRSSNATASESCHSTELNKEVKSGSKFGKFLANVFRDRSAGKMNQQKKVNKTSRFSRWLARLSCISKAKNDE; encoded by the exons ATGCACGACTTAGACAGGATGGTAATATTTCCCTTTTGGAAATTAGAAGAGGATTTGGAAAGAGCTCTAAACGGAGAGGATCCAACGCTTTATGATGAACCAGGACCACCCGACAGCGAGGACGATGAGGGGGATGGGTACGATTATGACGAGGATGAAATTGATGATTATGAAGAAGAAGCAAGTACAGAAGACAAGGAAACATATAAG TCTTCAGAAAGAACCTCTGATTGCACAAGTAGCCTCCGATCATCAAATGCTACCGCGAGTGAGAGCTGTCATTCGACAGAGCTAAACAAAGAAGTGAAGAGTGGAAGTAAATTTGGCAAGTTCCTTGCAAATGTGTTCCGTGACAGGAGTGCAGGGAAAATGAACCAACAGAAGAAG GTCAATAAGACTTCTCGCTTTTCTCGTTGGTTGGCCCGACTGTCTTGTATTTCTAAAGCGAAAAATGATGAATAA
- the LOC141881895 gene encoding high-affinity lysophosphatidic acid receptor-like yields MPLSGIVLAIGILLGITTLVGIIGNVAVCLVVFWNCSMRSQLHLLLLNLAIADVGMSASCMPFAVATVLFHEQTIGKPFCYFNGFINTLFSMASVLIISSLCVFQFVSVVLPMNKSLTNFRCLVMVLCAWSISVLLATGPITHWGRYEFTSNIFNCDYYHTTSKAEVSYNIALMLCGYLIPFGFMVFCYVNILRALQKHHSRTAVTSSISSAPVEGAPVSLETKLCMTMSIVFLAFLVCRTPFFIFLLLSTYDLGYSADFLGQLSFWAMYLHSACDPFIYAFKHTEYQNTLKDIYGTFRLALVNSFCFCILKENSENEKT; encoded by the exons ATGCCTTTGTCCGGCATTGTTCTTGCTATTGGAATATTACTGGGTATCACAACCCTGGTGGGTATAATTGGAAATGTCGCTGTTTGTTTGGTTGTGTTTTGGAATTGTTCTATGAGGAGTCAACTACACTTGTTACTTTTAAATTTAGCCATTGCTGATGTTGGCATGTCTGCTTCTTGTATGCCGTTTGCTGTGGCTACAGTGCTTTTCCATGAACAG actATTGGAAAGCCGTTCTGCTATTTTAACGGCTTTATTAACACGCTCTTCTCCATGGCAAGTGTTCTCATCATCTCCTCGTTGTGTGTTTTCCAATTTGTATCCGTTGTTCTTCCAATGAACAAATCTCTCACCAACTTTCGTTGTCTCGTTATGGTACTTTGCGCATGGTCAATATCCGTCCTCCTTGCTACTGGTCCCATAACACATTGGGGTCGTTACGAATTTACATCAAACATTTTCAACTGTGATTATTATCACACTACAAGTAAAGCCGAAGTCTCGTACAACATCGCATTAATGTTATGTGGTTATCTCATTCCATTTGGCTTTATGGTTTTCTGTTATGTAAATATTCTGCGCGCATTGCAAAAACACCACTCACGCACGGCAGTTACGTCATCAATATCATCGGCGCCCGTGGAAGGCGCCCCTGTTTCCTTGGAAACCAAGTTGTGTATGACCATGTCAATTGTGTTCTTGGCATTTCTAGTTTGTAGAACTccattttttatatttttattgctttccACGTATGACTTGGGATATTCAGCTGATTTCCTAGGACAGCTTTCTTTCTGGGCGATGTATCTTCATAGTGCCTGCGATCCATTTATTTACGCTTTCAAACACACAGAATATCAAAACACTTTGAAGGACATTTATGGAACTTTTAGGTTGGCCTTGGTCAACAGCTTTTGTTTCTGCATTCTAAAAGAGAACAGTGAAAACGAGAAGAcataa